A stretch of the Panicum virgatum strain AP13 chromosome 9N, P.virgatum_v5, whole genome shotgun sequence genome encodes the following:
- the LOC120687382 gene encoding arginine decarboxylase-like — translation MAHFLTSSSSPAFFSRCPPHRESHRRHTVVQCGTSLSSPRISEPEASPAESSAVIQGGTAPLVQALQSTASQDVACFHFPGHNRGKAAPSSLSKLIGSGAFLHDLPELPELDDLFSPKGVILDAQKRAAQLFGSSKTWFLVNGTTCGIQASVMATCSPGDYLIVPRNCHISVISALVLSGAVPKYIMPEYNPAWDIAGGITPLQVDEAVKELEEDGKRVGAVLVTSPTYHGVCSNVQGIVSVCHPRGIPVIVDEAHGAHFRFHESLPSTAIEQGADLAVQSTHKVLCSLTQSSMLHAAGDLVNVDQVSQCLQVLQSSSPSYLLLSSLDAARDHLSKNTNIFDEPLAIASETKDQLMVIPGISVLDLPCFASDFPAIDQLRITFSASDLQLSGYEADDILYEGHQIVSELVGTRSMTFAVNLGTRVQDVEKLVQSAKHLSEKYFFANSSKPMKENCVCGPLDKIFVHLTPREAFFANKRRVRIEDSLGEICGELICPYPPGIPVLIPGEVVTLDLLSYLMNVKHQGITISGAADVELNSILVCNL, via the exons ATGGCTCACTTCCTTACCAGCAGCAGCTCGCCCGCCTTCTTCTCGCGCTGCCCACCTCACAGG GAATCTCACAGACGACATACTGTTGTACAATGTGGCACATCATTGAGCAGTCCAAGGATATCTGAGCCTGAAGCTTCGCCAGCTGAATCTTCAGCAGTTATTCAAGGTGGAACTGCCCCTCTGGTTCAGGCACTGCAATCGACTGCCAGTCAAGATGTTGCCTGCTTTCACTTCCCAGGACACAATAGAGGAAAAGCCGCTCCATCTTCTTTGTCAAAACTTATTGGCTCAGGGGCATTTTTGCATGACTTACCCGAGCTACCAGAGCTTGATGATCTCTTCTCCCCAAAAGGTGTGATTTTAGATGCTCAGAAGCGAGCAGCTCAATTGTTTGGATCATCTAAAACTTGGTTCCTTGTCAATGGAACAACCTGTGGGATACAGGCGTCAGTGATGGCTACTTGTTCTCCCGGAGACTACCTCATTGTACCACGAAACTGCCACATTTCTGTGATCTCTGCACTGGTCTTGTCTGGTGCAGTTCCTAAATACATAATGCCAGAGTATAATCCAGCATGGGACATTGCTGGTGGTATCACCCCCTTGCAGGTCGACGAAGCAGTAAAAGAGTTGGAGGAGGATGGAAAGAGGGTTGGCGCTGTTCTTGTTACTTCGCCTACATACCATGGTGTATGCAGCAATGTGCAAGGTATTGTTAGTGTTTGTCACCCACGAGGTATTCCAGTTATAGTTGATGAGGCACATGGCGCACATTTCAGGTTTCATGAGAGTTTGCCAAGCACTGCAATTGAGCAAGGTGCTGATCTGGCTGTGCAATCCACACACAAGGTCCTGTGCTCCCTTACACAGTCCTCAATGCTTCATGCAGCTGGAGATCTTGTGAATGTAGATCAAGTAAGCCAGTGCCTTCAGGTCCTCCAGAGTTCGAGCCCGAGTTACCTACTACTGTCATCTTTGGATGCTGCAAGAGATCATCTGAGCAAGAACACAAATATATTTGACGAACCATTAGCTATAGCATCAGAAACAAAAGACCAGCTGATGGTAATCCCAGGGATATCTGTTCTGGACTTGCCATGTTTTGCTTCTGATTTCCCTGCTATTGATCAATTGCGTATTACATTCAGTGCTTCAGATCTGCAGTTATCGGGATATGAAGCCGATGACATTTTATATGAAGGTCATCAAATTGTATCTGAGCTTGTTGGCACACGATCAATGACATTCGCAGTTAACTTAGGAACCAGAGTGCAAGATGTTGAGAAGCTTGTGCAATCTGCAAAGCATCTATCAGAAAAATATTTCTTTGCAAATAGCTCCAAACCTATGAAAGAAAATTGTGTTTGTGGTCCATTAGACAAGATCTTTGTGCATCTGACTCCAAGAGAGGCCTTCTTTGCAAATAAGAGGAGAGTGAGAATTGAAGACAGCCTTGGTGAAATTTGTGGTGAGCTAATCTGCCCTTACCCACCGGGTATCCCAGTGCTGATCCCAGGCGAGGTAGTAACTCTTGATTTACTTTCTTACTTGATGAATGtcaaacatcaaggcatcacTATCAGTGGAGCAGCTGATGTTGAGTTAAATTCCATTTTAGTGTGCAACTTGTGA